The following nucleotide sequence is from Methylocella sp..
CGAAAGCCCCCATTTCAAGCGCCGCGATAGCCGCATCGGCTCCCCTGGTGGTCAGGCTCGAGACCATGATCACCGGCGTTGGCCGCAGCCTCATGATCTTGTCGAGAAACTCGAGCCCGTTCATTTTTGGCATTTCGACGTCGAGCGTGATGACGTCCGGATTAAGCGCCTTGATCGCGGCCCGGGCTTCATGCGGATCCGCCGCCTCGCCGACGACCTCGACTTTAGGGTCACGGCCAAGCAACAAGCGGATAAGACCTCGCACGGTCGCCGAATCGTCGACGATGAGAACGCGGATTGGAGTCATGCGCGCGGGCCTTTCCTCAGCCTGTAAGCGGTGACGCCCTCGCATTCGAACGCCGTCGCCGCCGTTCCGACGAGCCGTTCGGAATGGCCGATGTAAAGCCGGCCTCCCGGAGACAACATGGGCGCAAAGCGGCTCCACAGCTTCATCTGCATCTCCTCCTCGAAATAGATCGCGACGTTGCGGCAGAAGATCGCCTGAAACGCGCCCTTCATCGGCCACGCTCCAAACAGATTGAGCTCGCGAAAGACGACGAGCTCGCGAAGCTCCGCGGCAACGGAAAATCGTCGCGAGCCGTCTCCGACGGGGACGAACCAGCGCGTGCGCAATTTGGCCGGCACGGGCTCCAGGAGATCCTCGGCGTAGATCCCCTCGCGTCCTTCGGCCAGCATGTTGGGATCGATATCGCTGGCCAGCACTTTGACGTCGAACCGGGCCGCGTCCGGCATCGACGACAGAATCGTCAGCGCAATCGAATAAGGCTCCTGCCCGTTGGAGCAGGCGGCCGACCAGAGCCGCGCTCGCCCGCCGCCCCGCGCCGCCTCGAGCAGCGGCGGCAAGACCGCCGTTTCGAGATGCTGGAAATGATGCGGCTCGCGAAAGAACCGCGTCACATTAGTGGTCAGCGCGGCGACCATTTTCTGACGTTCGTCGATCCCCTCGCTGCCCGCGATCAGTGCGCAATAATCGCGGAAGCTGGAGAGCCCGAGAACGCGCAATCGCTTGGCGAGCCGCGAATAGACAAGCGCCGCCCTCGATTCCGAAAGATATATGCCGGCGTCATCATGCAGCATCGCGGCGATCTGGCGAAAGTCCCCGCGCGACAGATGGAATTCGCCGGGCGTGAGGCCAGCCTCTCTATTTTTTTTGGAGCGGACAATTGCATCTGGCTCATGCCGCTTCCCGTTCGCTCGCGGGCAGAACATGATCGAGGGCGATCAGACTGATCATGCGCTGATCGATGGCGAGGACGCCGCGAACGAACGTCTTCGCCATGTCCGAAGCGACATCGGGCGTCGCCTGCACTAGATCGTCCGTGGCTGAAAGAATGTCGGACACGGCATCGACCAGAAGCCCGATCACCTGATTGCCGATCTGGGCGACGATGATCACATGCCGTGCGGTTGGCTCGGCCGGCGGAAAGCCGAGGCGGGCGGCAAGATCGATGATCGGCAATACTGCGCCGCGCAAATTGACGACGCCGCGCACAAAGCCCGGCGATTGCGGCAGAGCCGTCGCAGGCGTCCAACCACGGATCTCGCGTACGGACATGATGTCGACGCAGAACTCCTGCGCGCCGATGCGAAATGCGATCAGTTCTCGGGCGCTCGCCAAGTCGGTCCTGATGGGTTCGTTCATGGGTTTACCCTGCTGTTGCAAGAAGAAGATCAAGCGCGGCGGCATCCGCGCGCGAACTGGCGACAACGGCGTCGACATCGAGGATCAGCGCGACGCGGCCATCGCCCAAAATGGTCGCCGCCGCGATGCCCGGAACATGCCGGTAATTAGCCTCAAGACTCTTGATGACGACTTGGCGCTGACCCAAGATCGCATCGACCAGCAGCGCGTTGCGCGCGCCGCCTTCGCATTCGACGAGGAGCGCGACGCAAGCCAGCGGATCGGCATGATCCGGCCTATAGCCGAGCTCGCAGCCGACATCGATCAGCGGAATGAAATGGTCGCGGATGGCGATGACTCGCGCGCCTCCGCCAAAGCCATGCACGTCAGCGCTTTTCGGCTGCAATGTCTCGACAATGGCGGTCAACGGAACGACCAAGGTCTGACCGTCCACCGTAACCACCATCCCGTCGAGCACGGCGAGGGTAAGCGGCAGGCTCAGGGTGAAAGTCGATCCCCGCCCCGGCCGCGAGGCGATGGAAATCCGTCCCCCAAGCGCCTGAATGGAGCGGCGGACCACATCCATGCCGACCCCGCGCCCGGAGATGTCGGAGACTGTCTCCGCCGTCGAGAAGCCCGGCAAAAAGATCAGATTGTCAATCTCATCGTCGGTCAGCGCAACGTCCGGGGGAACGAGGCCTTTGCTGACGGCCGCAGCCTTGACCCGCGGGCGATTGATGCCGGCGCCGTCGTCGGACACCTCGATGACGACGCGGCCGGAGCGGTGCAACGCCGAAAGACGGACGATGCCTTCCTCCGGCTTGCCGGCAGCGAGCCGCCGCTCTGGGGTCTCAAGTCCATGATCGATGGCGTTGCGAATCATATGAGTGAGCGGATCGGCGATGCGCTCGATCACGGTCTTGTCGACTTCGGTGTTTTCGCCATCGGTGACGAGCCGCACCGATTTTCCGGTCATCGCCGCGACCTCGCGGACAAGGCGCGGCATGCGCTGGAAAACCGACTTCACAGGCTGCGCGCGGATCGCCATGACGCTGTCCTGGATTTCGCGCGTCAATTGCTCCAACTCGTCGAGGCCCGTCGCGACGCCTGAGGCTCGCGCCAGCCCCGCCTCCAAAACCCGCTGCGACGGCATCGCCTGATTGATGACCAGCTCTCCAACGAGATTGATGAGCCGATCAACCCGATCAAGATCGACGCGGATCGACCCTCCCCCTGTTCGGCCTTACCGTCGCATGATCATTGGCCGGCGATGGCGCCTTTGTTTGATTCGTCTTCGCAAGATCGGTCATCGCTTCTTGCGTCGGCGCGACCGGATCGGCTTGCGGATCGGTCGGCGACGCCAAAGCCGCCAGCTCCGTTTCGACGGTCATTTGCATCTTCTGGATGAAGGCGGCGATGTCGATGTCGCTTGGCGCGTCGGGGGCGTTGGTCTCAACCGCGAGATCGCAATCCCATTCAACGAACTCGAATACGTCGCGGAGGGTGGTTTCATCCTGCGTCGTTTTCAACGCGATGGTCCAGGTCAGATAGGCGCCTTCCGAGTCAAGCTCCGGCAGCAAAGGCAGATCGCTTGCATCGCAAGCGATGGTTGTCTCGCCAAGGGCGCCGAGTTCGCGCAGGAGCAACGCGGTTTCGTTGGCCTTGGCGTAGAGCGAGGGTTTCGGCTTGAAGCGGATGGTAAACTCGCGCTCAGGCGCAATGTCGCTCTCCAACTCGCCGAACATCGATTCGTCCATGAGCACCGGCTGGAAGCTGATCTCTTCGTCTTCGCTCGACTCCCCCGCGCGATCATCGCGCGCCTGCGGATCCAAAGCGCGAAGCTCCTCAGCCAGCGCAGCGCAGCGCGCCGCATCGACGGCGCTTTCGTCGCGAGCCGCGCGCACCATGTCAGCGAGCGCGTCCGCCGCGGGCAGCATGGTTTTCAAGGCTTCCGGCGCCGGCGTCAGACGCCCGGCGCGCAGATGATCGAGAGCCGTCTCGAAAACATGGGCGAAATGCACCAGCTCATCGAGACTGAAGGCCCCGGCTCCGCCCTTGATCGAGTGCACCGCGCGGAACACGGCGTTGATCGTCTCGGGGTCTGAATCGCCGTCCTGAATGGCGAGAAGTCCGGTCTCCAGCTCGGCGAGTTGCTCCTCGCATTCCTGGAAAAACGTCTGCTTGATCGCCGCCATCGCATCCATCGATCCGCATTTTTGTTTGAGTTGAGACCAGTTTGAGGGTCAGGCCGCGACGCGCCGGATCGCGGCGACGAGTTTCACAGGATCGAAAGGCTTGATGATCCAGCCGGTGGCCCCAGCGCGGCGCGCCCGCTCTTTTTTCTCGGCATCGCTCTCGGTCGTCAGCACGAGGATCGGGACCGCGCGATGGCGATGATCGCTGCGCACGCCCTCAATGAAGCCGAAACCGTCCATGCGCGGCATGTTGATGTCGGTGACGATAACGTCCGGCGTCTCCCCGAGCAGAACCTCCAAGCCATGCGCGCCATCTTCGGCCTGCACCACGCGATAGCCGGCATCGGACAAGGCCAGCATCAGCATGTCGCGCATGGTTCTCGAATCGTCGACAGTCAGTATCGTCTTGTTCATTGAGGCAGTTCCTGATCGATGAAGTCGGCCGGAGCGATCCCGAGGCGCTGCAGACCCTCGATGAAATCGGGAGACGGGTCGACGAAGGCGAACGGGATTTCGTCGACTTTCCAGGTCATGGCTGCGGAGAGCAGAACCTGCAGGCATTGGCCGCCAAGCCGCTGCACGCGAGAGGCGTCGATCCGCAGCTCCCCGCCTCTACGGGCGAGGAATTCGCCGGCCAGCGGCGCCGCCGCCTTCAGATCGAGAATCTCCGGAAGCTCGACGACGTGGGAGCCGCGCCTATCGGCGTCTTGCGCCCGCGTCATCAAAATTCCTCCCAGCTATCTTCAACGCTCGCCGGCTCGGGCTTGCGCACCGCGCCGCCGCGACTCTGCGCGAGCGTCTTCAAAGCCGGGCGCGCCGTCTGCGCGCCGCCGGCGCGCCTTGGCGCTTTGGTCCGGATTGGCTCGACGTTGGCCGCGGCGCCGACGTGGAAGACGCCGACGAGGCGCGCCAATTCCGCGCTGTCCTGACCCAGCGAATGCGCCGCGGCGGTGGTTTGCTCGACCATCGCGGCGTTCTGCTGGGTGACTTGATCCATCTGGTTCACCGCCGTGTTGACCTGATGCAGTCCGCTCGCCTGTTCCTGCGCGCTCGCCGCGATGGCGCCGACGACCGTATTGATCTCGGCCACTTGCGTGACGATGCGGCCCAGCGCTTTGCCGGTCTCGGCGACGAGATCGACGCCTTGCGCGACTTGCGCGGTCGAGGCCGAAATCAGGCTCTTGATTTCTTTCGCCGCCTCCGCCGAACGCTGCGCGAGAGCCCGCACCTCGGAGGCGACAACCGCAAAGCC
It contains:
- a CDS encoding protein-glutamate O-methyltransferase; the encoded protein is MFCPRANGKRHEPDAIVRSKKNREAGLTPGEFHLSRGDFRQIAAMLHDDAGIYLSESRAALVYSRLAKRLRVLGLSSFRDYCALIAGSEGIDERQKMVAALTTNVTRFFREPHHFQHLETAVLPPLLEAARGGGRARLWSAACSNGQEPYSIALTILSSMPDAARFDVKVLASDIDPNMLAEGREGIYAEDLLEPVPAKLRTRWFVPVGDGSRRFSVAAELRELVVFRELNLFGAWPMKGAFQAIFCRNVAIYFEEEMQMKLWSRFAPMLSPGGRLYIGHSERLVGTAATAFECEGVTAYRLRKGPRA
- a CDS encoding chemotaxis protein CheW encodes the protein MNEPIRTDLASARELIAFRIGAQEFCVDIMSVREIRGWTPATALPQSPGFVRGVVNLRGAVLPIIDLAARLGFPPAEPTARHVIIVAQIGNQVIGLLVDAVSDILSATDDLVQATPDVASDMAKTFVRGVLAIDQRMISLIALDHVLPASEREAA
- a CDS encoding response regulator, whose translation is MNKTILTVDDSRTMRDMLMLALSDAGYRVVQAEDGAHGLEVLLGETPDVIVTDINMPRMDGFGFIEGVRSDHRHRAVPILVLTTESDAEKKERARRAGATGWIIKPFDPVKLVAAIRRVAA
- a CDS encoding STAS domain-containing protein; the protein is MTRAQDADRRGSHVVELPEILDLKAAAPLAGEFLARRGGELRIDASRVQRLGGQCLQVLLSAAMTWKVDEIPFAFVDPSPDFIEGLQRLGIAPADFIDQELPQ